CGGCGAGCGGTCGCCAATACGCGAGCCTGCGCTACCTGTTTGCCCCGGTGGCCGATGAACTCGCCTATGTATGCGAAAACGGAGCCCTGGTCATGAGCGAGGGACGTGCCGTGGTCAAGCGTTCTATGGAGCGTGGCCTGGCCATGGATATCGCGAACGCCGTGGTTGCGTACCCCCATGCCGACGTGACCCTTTCGTGCGAGGGACACCTCTACACTATGAGCGGCAACGATGCGTTTGTTGACCACCTGCGTTATGAGGTCCATTGTGATGTGGCGGTAGTCGACCGTCCCGAAGACATTGACGAGGATGTCATTAAGATTGCCTTCCAGACGCCCGAGGCGGAGCAGCCGGCGGCGCTGGAGTATTTTGTGCGTCGCTTTAGCGACCGGGTCGATGTGATGACGTCGGGAACCGAATGGACCGACTTTATCGGCTTTGATTCGGGCAAGGGGTCCGCGCTTGCCGATTACGGTCGTGCCCTGGGGATCTCGCCCGATGCGATGATGGCGTTTGGCGACAATGAGAACGATCGCGACATGCTCAACGTCGTGGGCCATCCCTATCTGATGGAGAGCTGCAACCCCACCATGCGCGGTATCAACGACCGTGTCCGCTACGTGTGCACGGTCGAAGAAGAGCTGCGTCGTCTACTTGCTGAGTAGGCATGCCCCAAACATCTACCGGCAGTCGGGGCAGAGACCCTCGAAGATGGTGTAGTGCGACGTGACGTGCCAGCCGATTTGCTCGGACGCCTTGGCGTCGAGCTGGGCATCGAAGGGGAGCGGTACATCGATGACGCGGCTGCACGAAGTGCAGATGATATGCGCATGCGGCTCGATCGTGCGATCGAAGCGGCTGCCGCCCGGCGTCTTGATGGAGAGGATCTCGCCGGCGTCGGCCAAGAGATTGAGATTGCGGTAGACCGTACCTCGGCTGATTTTGTCATCCTGCGCGCGCACGACGTTGTAGATTTCGTCGGCGGTGGGATGGTTATAGCTTTGGCGCACGGCGTCAAGAACCAGCTTTCGCTGCTTGGTATTCCTTCTTTGTACCGCCATGCGCCTCGCCTCTTTTCTATCAACGGTTGTAGGTAAATGATACCGTATTTAGCACACAATACTAATAACGAGGAATGAAACTGTCTTCATTGGCAAGTGGGGCTTGGGCCTGGGCTTCTACGAGGCGAAAACGCGTTCCCATGCGCTCGTAGGAGGCATGAAGCGCCTCGAGATGAGATAGGATGTTTGCCGGAGCTCCCTGTATCTCCATCTCGACCGAGCCGTCTTCCATGTTGCGCACCCAGCCGGTGAGTGCGCGTGCCTGCGCGAGGTTGGTGTTGGTAAAGCGAAAACCAACGCCCTGGACTTGCCCCGCCCAGCGCAGGAAATAGCGCAGGGGAGTGTTTTGAGTGGCCTCGTCGCTTGCGAGCACAGTAAGCCTGCGGCGCAACTCGAGCTCAATGTTTGATGGTTTTTGAGGCTCTCGACTGCCTCCGGTGACGCTGGAGAAGAACGTATCGAAGAAGCCCATCGCTAGGCCTGCTTGCCTGCGTCGGCCGGGAAGGTAATGCCGGCCTGCTGGCGCACGGCATCCATGATGCGCAGTGAGACGAGCGTGACATCGCGGTAGTGTCCGAGCTCGTGGCGTCCCGCCGGGGTCTCCCAAATCTCTTCCTTTACGTTATCGATACCGCCGATGGCGCTGATAAAGTCTGTGAGTTCGTATTCCATAGTGTTGCTCGATTTTGGAAGGTCGAGCACGCGGCCGTTGTCGCCCTGTTCGCGCGGTGCCTCGGTCGCCGAGCCGCGTACGACGTCGCCGCGATAGTCGATGCGGACGTTGCGGGGCGTGGACAGATGGTCGATCTGGATAGTGCCACGCTCGCCTTCGATCTGCGAGGGCAGCAGGTCATTCGTAATTTTGGAGTGCGCAAGCTCGACGGAGATACGGCCACCGCCGTAGCTGGCGAGGATGGAACCGCAGCCGTCGATGGGGCCGTGCGTGAGCTGTCGCGTGGCGGGGTCGAGCAGAGTAGCCATGCTCGTAAGGCCGGAGGGCATGCCGAAAATCTCGACCATGGGCTCGACGGTGTAGACGCCAATGTCCATGAGGGAACCCGATGCCATATTGCAGTCGAAGATATTGGTGGCGCGTCCCGCGAGAATCTCGTTGTAGCGCGAGGAATATTTGCCAAAGCGCAATGAGGCGCGGCGGATGGGGGCGATCTCGCCCAGGGCGTCCTCGATGGCGTGGAAGGCGGGGTCGTGGAGGGGACGCATGGCCTCGAGGGCCACGACACCTGCTGCCTCGGCAGCGCGGAAGACTTCCAGCGCCTGCGCTTCGGTGGCGCAGAAGGGCTTCTCGACGATGACGTGCTTGCCACCGGCGATGCAGGCAAGGGCCTGCTCGTAGTGAAGCGCGTTAGGGCTGCCGATATAGACGGCGTCGACGTCGGCGGCTGCCGCGAGCTCATCGAGTGAAGTAAAGTTTCGCTCGCCACCGCGCTCGGCGGTAAAGGCGGCACCGCGATTGGCATCGCGTGAAAGCGTGCCCACAAACGCGGCTTGGTCGTTGGCGTTGACAACTTGGATAAAGTCGTCTGTGATCATGGATGTGCCGATGGTCGCGATGCGCAGCATACGTCCCCCTTGCGTTGTTTGGTCTACAGGATGAGTGTAGCGCGTGGGGATATAAAGCTGCGCGAAAACGCTATTACAGGTCGCTCTCGTTAAAGCCGGCGTCGATATCGAGATTGCTGCCGTCGGCCGCCGTGGTGGCGAGCTCATCGCAGCGCTCGTTGAGCTCGTGACCGGCGTGACCCTTAACCCAGATGAACTCAACCTTGTGCTTGCTTTTGGCGGTGAGTAGGCGCTCCCACAGGTCGCGGTTCTTGACGGGTTGCTTGTTGGCGGTTTTCCATCCGCGCTTTTTCCAGCCGTCGATCCAGTGCTTGTTAAAGGCGTTGACGACATACTGCGAATCGGAATGGACTTCGACCTCGCAGGGGCGGTTGAGCGCCTCGAGCGCCACGATGACGGCCATGAGCTCCATGCGGTTGTTGGTGGTCTTGGCGTAGCCGCGCGAAAGCTCGGAGGTGAAGGTCTTGCCGGCGGGGTTGGTGTATTTGAGCACGGCGCCGTAGCCACCGCGTCCCGGATTTGATCGGGCAGAGCCGTCGGTGTAGATGATGACCTTCACGGGCTTCCTTTCGTTGAGTGCGCTTCATGTGAGTGACCATTGTAGCGCCATGCCCGCCGGGGGCTAACAATCTACGATTTCTACCCCGTCTTCCGACTGTTAGTTGGCATGGATGATGCGGTTGAGCTCGTCGAGGTATTGCTGCAAGAGGAGAGAGGGCTTGCGCTCGTCGTGCATGATGTAGCCAACGTGCATCGTTGGGGCGTCTGCTAGCGGGATCGATGCCATGCCCCATTGCATTTCATTGGAGAGGACACCGGTCGACAGGGTGTAACCGTTCGACGTGATAAGTAAGTTAGTAAGTGTTCCGCGGTCCGAGATTCGTATGTTGCGGTCGCAAGGGATATAGCTAAAAGGTTCCTCGGCGTAATAGAAGGAGTTTGAGGTTCCCTGCTCAAAGCTGTAGCGCGTATAGGGCGTGAGGTCGGCAAGGGACAGCTGCGGGCGGCGTGCGAGCGGGTGGCGCTCGCTAACGAAGACGTGGACCGTCGCGTCGAATAGGGGATGGAAGCTTGCGCGGGCATCGGCGAAGGCCTTCTGCAGAACGCGGGCGTTAAAGTCATCCAGATACAGAATGCCGATATCGCTGCGAAACGCACGGACGTCATCGATGATCTGCGATGTGGTGGTCTCGCGCATGATGAACTCGAACTTGCTGTCGCGGCAGCGTTCGACTACGTTGACAAAGGCCTCGACCGAAAAGGCGTAGTGCTGAGCGGAAATGGCGAGGCGGGCTTGCGGGGTGCCACCGTCCTCGTAGCGTGCCTCGAGCATGTCGGCCTGCTCTACGACCTGGCGCGCATAGCCCAAAAGCTCGGTGCCGTCGTTGGTGAGCGTGACGCCGCGGCTGGAGCGCGTAAAGATCTCCAGATGGAGCTCTTGTTCTAGGCTTTTGACGGCGTTTGAGATGTTGGACTGAGCGGTATAGAGGCGCTGAGCTGCGGCGTTGATTGAGCCGGACTCTGCCACGGCGATAAGAAAACGAAGCTGCTGGAGGGTCATCAGTGCCCGTCCTTTCGATAGCTATCTAAAAAACCGATAACAGGTTAGCGCTTTTAAGTGATTGACCGAGCGAAACAATGCTCGTACTATTCAAAACACACAAAGGCGGTAGGTAATTAAGCCGACCACGGAACCGGGATGTCAAAAGGAGGACCGCATATGAACTGCTTGCCAAGACGAATGCCGGGCTCCTGTTTGCGCCCGTTGGCGTGATCAGGAGACAGCGACTTACTTTTCTCTTATTTATTTACTTTCGTTCGATCAAGGAGATCATCATGAGCCAGTTCATCAACAACCCCGAGCACACCTTTGGTTTCGATACCCTGCAGCTTCATGTTGGCCAGGAGAGCGCCGACCCCGCATCCGACTCCCGCGCCGTGCCTATCTACCAGACCACGAGCTATGTGTTCCGCAACTCCCAGCACGCCGCCGACCGCTTTGGTCTTGCCGACGCCGGTAACATCTACGGCCGTCTGACCAACTCCACCCAGGGCGTCTTTGAGGACCGTATCGCCGCGCTCGAGGGTGGCGTGGCCGGTCTTGCCGTCGCCTCCGGTGCCGCTGCCATCACCTATACCCTGCAGGCTCTTGCCCAGGCTGGTGACCACGTGGTGGCTCAGAAGACCATCTACGGTGGCTCCTACAACCTGCTGGAGCATACGCTCTCCCAGTTTGGCGTCGAGACCACGTTTGTCGATGCTCATAACCTGGAAGAGGTTGAGGGTGCCATCAAGGACAACACTACGGTCATCTACCTCGAGACGCTCGGCAACCCCAATTCCGACATTCCCAACATCGACGCTATCTCCGAGGTCGCCAAGAAGCACGGTTTACCGGTTGTCGTCGACAACACCTTCGGCACCCCGTATCTGTTCCGTCCGCTGGAGCATGGTGCCAACATCGTCGTCCACTCCGCAACCAAGTTCATCGGCGGCCACGGCACCTCGCTGGGCGGTGTGATCGTCGACGGCGGTAACTTCGATTGGAAGGCGAGCGGCAAGTATGCGCAGATCGCCGAGCCCAACCCCTCCTACCATGGCGTCTCGTTTGCCGAGGCTGCCGGTCCCGCCGCCTTCGCAACCTATGTCCGCGCCATCCTGCTGCGTGACGAGGGCGCCTGCATCAGCCCGTTCAACGCCTGGATCCTGCTCCAGGGCACCGAGACTCTGTCGCTGCGCGTTGACCGTCATGTCGAGAACACCAAGAAGGTCGTTGAGTTCCTGGCTGGTGACAGCCACGTCGCCAAGGTGAACCACCCGAGCCTGTCTGAGCACCCCGATCACGAGCTCTATCAGAAGTACTTCCCCAACGGCGGTGCCTCGATCTTTACCTTTGAGATTAAGGGTGGCCAGGAGGCAGCTTGGAAGTTCATCGATCATCTGCAGGTCTTCTCGCTGCTCGCCAACGTGGCCGACGTCAAGTCGCTCGTCGTGCACCCGGCTACCACCACGCACTCCCAGCTCTCTGCCGAGGAGCTCGCCGAGCAGAACATCACGCCCTCCACGATCCGTCTTTCCATCGGTACCGAGAACGCCGAGGACATCATTTGGGATCTGAAGCAGGCCTTCGCCGCGCTGGACGAGTAAGGCGACTTGTGCAAGGACCCCTTGCGACTCGATAGGTATAACTGCATAAAATGCCTGCTCAAGGCGCCTGCGCAAGCAATGGTTGCGCAGGCGCCTTTTTTGCATAGGAAGGGCGCTATTACAGGGTTTTTGGCATGCTTTATGCATTCGAGTTGTGGAAAACTCCTGTTGAGAGGATGTGAGTTTTACGCAATTGACGTGCGCCTTTTGAGTAAAACCGCAGGTCGCGATTTGCTCGAGGTACTATGCAGCGCGATCGAATCACACGCAGCTCAAACGCAGCAAAAACGCACTACGGAGGTTTCCAGCTACATGAGGATCGATTCACGAAAACCGAAAGCCGCCGCCCTTTCCGCCGCTCTGACCGTGGCGCTTTTGGCGGGCGCCGGCGCAACTGATGCCCACGCGGCAACACTGTCCGATACGGTTGGATCTACGCCGTCCGAGACGACGCTGGTACAGCCCGTTGATTATCGCGGCGATGGTTATGGTTCCATGCAGGAGTGGAACGCCTCGATGGAGGCCAAGCGCGATTCCCTTGAGATGCGCGCTCAGATTATCCTAAACATGTATGGTGACTATGCCACCGATGACGAGCGCGCTGTGCTGCAGGGTTGTATCGATGGTGCGGGCAGCCTTTTGACGATGGGGGAGGTCGACGCGAAGTCGACCGAGCTCGATGAGCTGCGCACTGCGCTTGAGAATGCCAAGCGCGAAGCGCTCGAGGCCGCTGCCGCCGAGGCAGAGGCTGCCGAGGCCGCCCAGGCTTCGTACTACAACGCCGGCTACACTCCGTCCTACGCGTCTGCCGCGTCCTACGCGAACGGATCGGGCCTGACGCGCTCTGCGGGTGTCAATAACTACAACGGGCGCCGCGAGACCTATTACAGCAGCAATGTGCTTTATCACTATCGCACGGGCGAATGGACTCAGGATTCTGAGGGCTTCTGGCGCGATTCCGACGGCTATTACGTTGTTGCCGCGGGCGATATGGCCCAGGGCTCGACCTTTACGGGCTCCAAGGGTGATTGCAAGGTCTATGACTCCGGCTGCGCCGCCGGAACCACCGACTACTACACCGGTTGGTAATCTGCCATCAGAGCAAAATAGGCACATGATGGGCGGGCGTCTTTACTGAGCTTTTAGACAACGTAAAGCCGCCCTTTCTTTATGTGCGTTTGAGTTAACAGAGCCCTTACCGTGGCGGTACGCTGGGCGTATGCATGCGGGGCACACTGGTTCATGAGAAATAAGGTCTTTCTCGTGGAGGAAGTGGTCTCATGAACGCTCGAGATATCGCTATCGCCGCCGTCGCATTGGTACTTGGCTGTCTTGGCCCTACAGCTGTGTTTGTCGCAGGCATGCAGGGCTCGTGCGGGGCTGCTCCTATTGTGGTCGGCGCGCTCATCGCAGCAGCGCTGCTGGGAGGTGCGGGCGTGACCCTTTGCCGCGATGACGAGGACGAGACGCCGCAGGTGCGGCGCTAGCCGTTGTGAAGCTGGTTTTGCCCATAGATGAAGAAGGAAGCCGCCGCAAGGGGAGTGCCCTTTGCGGCGGCTTTTGCTATTGAGACTGTTGGATGCGGTGCGGCGGCGTTACCAGCTGGCCTCGATTTCGCGGATGCGCAAATAGAGCCATTCGTTTTGCGGCACCTGGATACCGTGCTTGGCCGCGAGGCGGCAGATGGTACCCGCAAATTCCTCGACCTCGGTTCTGCGTTGAGCGATGCGGTCTTGCGCCATCGAGGGCATGCCGGCGGGATCGAGCCCTTTAATGAGACGCACCATCTGCGTCAGGTCTTCCTCGGTGAGCTCGATGCCCTCGGCATTGGCGACTGCAAGCGTCTCGCGCATGGCGGAGACAAAACTGCGGAGCTGCTCGGAGCCCTGCTCCGTAGCGCTTCCGTAGGTGCCGCCGTAGGCCATGCAGGTCTGGTTGATGCCGTCGTTGAGCATGAGTTTGGCCCACATGCGATGTGCGATGTCGTGCTCGACGGTATGGGCGATGCCGCAACGCGTGTAGAGCTCGTCGATGGCGATAACGGTTGCGGGGTCGGTGCCCGCTGCCGCACCAAAGCGGATCTCGCCCGCATTGGTAAAGGTGAGCGCGCCGTTGAGAAACACAGCGTCCATGCCTTGGCAGATTCCGAGGACGGTGTGCTCCCAGCCAAAGCGCTCGGCAATCTTTTGCTCGCTGGTGATGCCGTTACAAAGGGATGCGATGAGCGTGTCGGGCCCTACGATGCGTTCCATAGTCTTGAGCGCCTGGTCGAGTCCGGTTGTCTTGACCGTGAGGATGACCAGATCGGCGGGTGTCGCCTCGCTGGCGCGGACGGACTTGAGTACGCAGGGCTTGTCGTTGACGGTGAGCGCTTCGTTCGCATGGCGCTCAAAGCGAGCGTCGTCCATGACGTATTCGACGGCATCGTTGCCGAGTGCCTGGGCGATCATGCTGCCGTAGAGTAGCCCGACGCCACCCTTGCCGATAAAGGCGACCTTGTTGATCTGCATATGAATCATCTCCCCATATAAAAGGCGCCCGCGTATGGGGCGCCTGATGGATTGTATGCCGCCGGGCCATGTCGCGCGCACCGGATGGCCGTATTTAGAAGAACAAACGCATGGGAACTTATGACGCGGGGCAGACCGCAAAGACACGTGCGGGATAGCCGACGCCATCACGCACCTTGGGGAAGGTGCAGAAGATGACGGCGCCCGTGGCGGGAAGCTCGTCCAGATGGTCCATGACCTCAATCTGGTAACGGTCGACCGAGAGGATGTACTGTTCGCCGGGGTAGGGGTAGGCATCCTCGCGTGTGGTCACGGTTGCGGGGTCGGTGTCTGCCGGTTCGTGGCCGATGGCACCGATGTTGCGCTCTTCTACAAGCCATTTGATGGCATCGAGGTCCCAGCCGGGGTAGTGGGGTTGGCCGTCCTCGTCCTTGTTTTCGAGGTCGGCGAGCTTGGACCAGTCGGAGCGGAAGGCGACAAAGGCGTCCTCGGGAATGCGACCGTGCTCGTCCTCCCAAGCCTTGAGGTCATCGATGGCCAGGATAAAGTCGGGGTTTGCGGCGCACTCCTCGTGCTTGTCGATCACACAGAGCGGATGCATAAACTCGATAGGTTCGATCTCGCCAAGGGAACGACCGTCAACATGGAAGTGGCGCGGCGCGTCGACGTGGGTGCCGTACTGCGAGGCGACCGAATACTGGAAGCAGCGCATGGGCGCGAGCATGTCTTCGGGCGTGCCGGGCAGGTAGTCGAAGAGCTTGGTGGACTCAAATGGCTCAAAGCCAAACCAGTGCGGAGTGTCGCACGAGAGCGTGTGGGTGAGGTCTACCCAGCGATAATCGGTGCTTTTGAGCTGGGATGCGAGGTTCCAAAGGTCGAGCGCGGGCATGGGTGGCTCCTTTCATCGGGCTTTTTGCTGATGTTAAAGCGGTGCCGTGACAGCTCGATTTCTGCTGCGTTACGATACGTTCTCGATTGCGATTCCACGATGTTTCGGCCGCGTGACCATTGTGTTTCGCCTTGCCGGGGCGCTGATGGCGAAGGGAGGGGCCGTGCAATACCGCGTTGACCCCAAAAGTGGTAACCGAATATCTGCTCTGGGTCTGGGCTGCATGAGGTTTCCCGGTTCGCCGGGACACCCCGATGCGAAGACCGCCGATGCCATCATTTCCCGTGCGGTGGAGCAGGGGATTAATTATCTGGATACTGCGTATCTCTATCCCGGTAACGAGGCGTGCGTGGGCGCCTCACTTGAGCGCTTGGGGCTGCGCGACCGGGTGTTGCTGGCGACCAAGTTGCCGCACGCTTCGTGCAAGTGCGCGGAGGATTTCGACCGGTTCTTCGACGAGCAACTGCGTCGCCTGCGGACCGACCATATCGACTATTACCTTATGCACAACATCACTTCGCCCGCTCAGTGGGAGCGCGTGGTGGCATTGGGTATCGAGGACTGGATCGCGCGTCAAAAGGCGGCGGGGCGCATTCGCCAGATTGGTTTTTCGTACCACGGCAGCGCGGCTGATTTTCTGACGATGCTTGACGCATATGACTGGGATTTTTGCCAGATACAGTACAACTATGCCGGCGAGCGTTACCAAGCGGGAACGGCAGGACTCATGGCGGCTGCGGAGCGCGGGCTCGCGGTGTTTGTGATGGAGCCGCTGCTGGGCGGGCGTCTGGCAGGCAAGCTGCCGCCGCGGGCCCGCGCCGTGCTCGATGGTGCTCGTGACCCGCATTTGCGCACTCCTGCCGCTTGGGGGCTTTCGTGGGTGTGGAATCATCCTCAGGTGACGATGCTGCTTTCGGGTATGACCGATACCGCGCAGGTGGATGAGAACGCGGTGTTGGCCGATCGGGCCCTGCCGGATTCGATGACAGCTACTCAGCTCGATACCATCGCGCACGTGCTGATGGAGTTTGAAAAATCGAACCGTGCGCCCTGCACGGGATGTGGCTACTGCATGCCATGTCCCAAGGGTATCAACATTCCCGGCTGCTTTGCTGCCTACAACGCGAGCTATGCGCACAGCTGGTTTACGGGGCTGTCGCAATACTTTACGGCGAGTGCGGTGCGCACGAGCGAGCCCAAGCTGGTGAGCAATTGCGTCAAGTGCGGCAAATGCGCGCGCCACTGCCCGCAGCATATCGATATCCCCGAGCGTCTCGATGACGTGCGCCGACGCTTCCAGCCGGGCCCCGTAACGGCCATGCTTAAAGTCTTCGGCAAAACACGCTCCTCATGACCCTTTTATAACTTGCGGTGGAATAGTTCCTGTTTGCGGCAGAATGGGGCTTAAACAGGAACTATTTCACCGCAACTGAAGGGGGCTGTCGTGGGCCATCGGGATTCATATGATGATTTGCGCGAGGTTCGTTGGGGCGTTTTGGGCGCTGGGCACATTTCGCATCGATTTGCATCGTCGCTCAAGGAGGTGGACGGGGCACGGCTTGTGGCTGCCGCCGGTCGCACCCCTTCGCATGTTGAGGAGTTTTGCAGGGCGTTTTCGATTGAAGCCGCGCACAGTTATGCCACGGCTGACGATAGCGGCGATGCGGCTTATGACGCGCTGATTGCCGACCCCGATGTCGACGCGATCTACTTGGCTCTTCCGCATGGCATGCATACGCGTTGGGCCTGTCGCGCGCTGCGCGCCGGAAAGGCCGTGCTGTGCGAAAAGCCGGCCGTTTTGAGTGAGGAAGAGGCTCTCTCGATTGCCTCCGCCTCTCGCGAGCACGGCGTGCTGTTTATGGAGGCGATGAAGAATCGGTTTTGCCCGATGCGCACTCGCGTGAAGGGTTTGCTTGCGTCGGGCGAGCTCGGCTGTATCGTCTCGATCGAAAGCGTGCAAAAACTCGATTATGGTGAGCCCCCTTCGAGTTATCTGCTCGATCCGTTGCAGGGTGGTTGTCTATATGACATGGGCTGCTATGCGGTCGGGTGGTTTGAGGATCTGCTTGCGGGTGCGTGCGATGTTTCGTCTCGTGAAGTTCGCTGGCGTGACGTATCGGGCGGCCGCGTGGATTGGGCCGATGAGATCCATATGAGTGTCGGCGGTATACCTATTCATATGGTGTGCGACGGCAAAGCAGCATATGAAAGCCGCTTAACGATTGCCTGTGAGCGGGGCTCGTTGGAAATCGAGCGTCTCCATCGCCCCGAGCTCGCTCATGTGAAGTATTCCGACGGACGAATGCTCGAAATAAATGCCCCGTTTGAGGTCGATGATTTCTACGGCGAAGCTTCGCATGCGACCCAGCTCATCCGGGCGGGGAAACTCGAGAGTCCCGTCATGCCTCTTGCCGCCACGCAGCGCTGTGCGCAGATCATCGATGCGATTCGCTTGACGCTCTAGGCTGCGGTACTGGTGCTCAAGGGGGCTCGGCGGACCGTGCCCCTGATGCCCCTTTTATATCTTGCGGTGGAATACGGTCTGTTTGCGCCAAAATAAGGCACCAATAGACCGTATTTCACCGCAACTGATGAGGGGGAGCTGGAGATGCTGACGATCGGGTGCCATCTTTCGACAACGAAGGGCTATCGGGCAATGGGGGAGACGGCGTTGTCCATTGGTGCCAATACCTTTGCGTTCTTTACGCGCAACCCGCGCGGTGGCAAGGCAAAAGAACTTGACATGGATGACGTGGCGGCTCTGCGCGAGCTTATGGCACAAAACGACTTTGGACCGCTGGTGGCGCATGCCCCGTATACCTACAACCCCTGTTCTGCCAAAGAGCGGGCGCGCGAGTTTGCCTTGGAGGCAATGGCCGAGGACTTGCAGCGTCTGGAAGCACTGCCCGGCAACTACTACAACTTCCATCCCGGTGCGCATGTGGGACAGGGCTCCGACGTCGGCATTCAGATGATTGTCGACACGCTGTGCCAGGTGATGTTTGAGGGGCAGCAGACGACGGTATTACTCGAGACCATGGCAGGCAAGGGCACCGAGGTGGGCCGTAGCTTTGAAGAACTGGCGTGCATTATCGAGGGCGTTGCCGCCAAGCGCCCAGAGCTGTCCGATAAGCTGGGCGTTTGTTTGGACACCTGCCATGTGAGCGATGCCGGCTACGACATCATCCATGATCTGGACGGCGTACTCGACGAGTTCGACCGCGTGGTGGGTATCGATCGCTTGCATGCCGTACATATCAACGATTCGAAGAACCCTTGTGGCGCCCATAAAGATCGTCACGAGTGCATCGGCAAGGGATACCTTGGCAGCGAGGAATTTGGTGGCGGTATGCAGGTTATGCAGAATATTGTATCGAATGGCCGTTTGCGCGCATTGCCGTTCATTTTGGAGACACCGAACGAACTTGCAGGTTATGCAGCTGAAATCAAACTATTAAGGTCATTGCAGCAGTAATGACTGTCACAAAGTAGAGTCTTCCATTCACGTTATGGGTTTGTTTCAATCAGTTTTCTCATTGCAGATTCGTAATTCCGGGTGCATAATAGCCAACAGTTTTTGCAGACCTCTGAATCAAACGAGGTCACCGGAAGGAGACTGATTATGAAGCTGAAGAAGCTCGGCGCATTTGCCGCCACGGGTGCTATGGCGCTCGCCCTTGCTCTGACGGGCTGCGGCTCGTCCAACGCCACCTCTGGTTCTGATGCCGGTTCCAGCAGCTCTGACGACGCTAAGGTCGAGAAGGTCGACGGCTCCAAGGAGTACGCGCTCGTCAAGGACGGTACGCTGACCGTCGGCACCTCTGCCGAGTACGCGCCGTTTGAGTACAAGGATGACAACGGCGATTATCAGGGCTTTGACCTTGAGCTCATCAAGGCTATCGGCGACAAGCTGGGCCTGGATGTCGAGTATGTCAACAATGACTTTGACACGCTGGTTCCGGGCGTCGCTTCGGGCGCCAAGTATGACGTCTCCATCGCGGCTATCACCGACACGCCCGAGCGTGAGAAGGAAGTCACTTTCTCCGATTCCTACTACATGGACGATCAGGCTATCGTGACCAAGGTCGATAACACCGACATCACGGCCGACAACTACAGCGAGAAGCTCAACAACGCCGACGCTACCATCATCGTCCAGTCTGGCTCGACCGCCGAGGCCTTTGCCCAGGAGAACTTCCCCAAGGCCAAGATCGTCCCCTACAAGGACGCCACCGAGTGCTTCAGCGCCCTGCAGTCCGATAAGGGCGACGCTGTAGTTACCAACCGCTCCGTTGCCAGCCAGCTGACCGCCGAGCAGTTCAACACCTGCCAGACCATCAAGCAGATCAGCACCGGCGAGGAGTACGCCATCGCCATCAACCAGGGCAATACCAAGCTCAAGGACGACATCAATCAGGCCATCAAGGACCTGACCGACGACGGTACCGTCGACGCCCTCATGGCTAAGTACAATATCAAGTAAAATAGCTACTTGATTGCGCGCGGGCCCTTTCCGTTTTGCGGAGAGGGCCTTTGCGCTTCTCTTGACGGAGAGCGTTTCCGTCTCTTTTTGCCGGCAACTTCTACGATAGGAGCCACCTTGTCTCGACTGAACAAAGGGGCCGCGGAACAGCGTTTTTCACTGCCCGCCTTGCTCCAAAAGCTAGCCTGCGTCATGGCCGTGGCGCTCGCGCTGGTGTGCGCGGGGGCATATGCGCCCACGACCGCCCAGGCGCTTGAGACC
The DNA window shown above is from Collinsella aerofaciens and carries:
- a CDS encoding LysR family transcriptional regulator, yielding MTLQQLRFLIAVAESGSINAAAQRLYTAQSNISNAVKSLEQELHLEIFTRSSRGVTLTNDGTELLGYARQVVEQADMLEARYEDGGTPQARLAISAQHYAFSVEAFVNVVERCRDSKFEFIMRETTTSQIIDDVRAFRSDIGILYLDDFNARVLQKAFADARASFHPLFDATVHVFVSERHPLARRPQLSLADLTPYTRYSFEQGTSNSFYYAEEPFSYIPCDRNIRISDRGTLTNLLITSNGYTLSTGVLSNEMQWGMASIPLADAPTMHVGYIMHDERKPSLLLQQYLDELNRIIHAN
- a CDS encoding Fur family transcriptional regulator, whose amino-acid sequence is MAVQRRNTKQRKLVLDAVRQSYNHPTADEIYNVVRAQDDKISRGTVYRNLNLLADAGEILSIKTPGGSRFDRTIEPHAHIICTSCSRVIDVPLPFDAQLDAKASEQIGWHVTSHYTIFEGLCPDCR
- a CDS encoding Gfo/Idh/MocA family protein — translated: MLRIATIGTSMITDDFIQVVNANDQAAFVGTLSRDANRGAAFTAERGGERNFTSLDELAAAADVDAVYIGSPNALHYEQALACIAGGKHVIVEKPFCATEAQALEVFRAAEAAGVVALEAMRPLHDPAFHAIEDALGEIAPIRRASLRFGKYSSRYNEILAGRATNIFDCNMASGSLMDIGVYTVEPMVEIFGMPSGLTSMATLLDPATRQLTHGPIDGCGSILASYGGGRISVELAHSKITNDLLPSQIEGERGTIQIDHLSTPRNVRIDYRGDVVRGSATEAPREQGDNGRVLDLPKSSNTMEYELTDFISAIGGIDNVKEEIWETPAGRHELGHYRDVTLVSLRIMDAVRQQAGITFPADAGKQA
- the rnhA gene encoding ribonuclease HI is translated as MKVIIYTDGSARSNPGRGGYGAVLKYTNPAGKTFTSELSRGYAKTTNNRMELMAVIVALEALNRPCEVEVHSDSQYVVNAFNKHWIDGWKKRGWKTANKQPVKNRDLWERLLTAKSKHKVEFIWVKGHAGHELNERCDELATTAADGSNLDIDAGFNESDL
- a CDS encoding acylphosphatase; the encoded protein is MGFFDTFFSSVTGGSREPQKPSNIELELRRRLTVLASDEATQNTPLRYFLRWAGQVQGVGFRFTNTNLAQARALTGWVRNMEDGSVEMEIQGAPANILSHLEALHASYERMGTRFRLVEAQAQAPLANEDSFIPRY
- a CDS encoding HAD-IIB family hydrolase, whose product is MGLEGIKLIACDLDGTLLHPGEREPRSEAFELIDELHRRGIVFMPASGRQYASLRYLFAPVADELAYVCENGALVMSEGRAVVKRSMERGLAMDIANAVVAYPHADVTLSCEGHLYTMSGNDAFVDHLRYEVHCDVAVVDRPEDIDEDVIKIAFQTPEAEQPAALEYFVRRFSDRVDVMTSGTEWTDFIGFDSGKGSALADYGRALGISPDAMMAFGDNENDRDMLNVVGHPYLMESCNPTMRGINDRVRYVCTVEEELRRLLAE
- a CDS encoding O-acetylhomoserine aminocarboxypropyltransferase/cysteine synthase family protein encodes the protein MSQFINNPEHTFGFDTLQLHVGQESADPASDSRAVPIYQTTSYVFRNSQHAADRFGLADAGNIYGRLTNSTQGVFEDRIAALEGGVAGLAVASGAAAITYTLQALAQAGDHVVAQKTIYGGSYNLLEHTLSQFGVETTFVDAHNLEEVEGAIKDNTTVIYLETLGNPNSDIPNIDAISEVAKKHGLPVVVDNTFGTPYLFRPLEHGANIVVHSATKFIGGHGTSLGGVIVDGGNFDWKASGKYAQIAEPNPSYHGVSFAEAAGPAAFATYVRAILLRDEGACISPFNAWILLQGTETLSLRVDRHVENTKKVVEFLAGDSHVAKVNHPSLSEHPDHELYQKYFPNGGASIFTFEIKGGQEAAWKFIDHLQVFSLLANVADVKSLVVHPATTTHSQLSAEELAEQNITPSTIRLSIGTENAEDIIWDLKQAFAALDE